In Leopardus geoffroyi isolate Oge1 chromosome B4, O.geoffroyi_Oge1_pat1.0, whole genome shotgun sequence, the DNA window GGACCAGCTAAGAGGGTTTTTGGCTTCACACAGGGTGGAAATCAAACATGAGCCAACAGAATATGAAAGCAGAGTTtacagaagatatatatatatagagagagagagagagaaagagacagagacagagacagaggcacagagagacagagagacagagagagagagggagatggaaagagTGTGTCCAGgagacttaaaaaggaaaagaccatgagttttgtcttttttctgggTCTGAGGTTTTTACTGAAGATGGTGGTCTGATGTACGTGTCCTCTCAGGCAACGAGGAACTGGTTTGAAGAAAGACGAGGGCCCAGGTGTTATTCCTTGGAACCAGGGGCTCTTGGCTTGGAGATATGTAGCTTGGTGTCCTGGAATATGCATATGATAGATTTATAAGGTCCTTTTCACCTGATCTTTTCTTAGAtgttattttttctaaagaatcATTGCCTCCGTGTCCCTTACTTGATGGGTATAGGCTATTTGCATTACAAAGCATGTAGAAAGTGGGGTGGGGCTGCAGGTCCTAGAAAGaatagaagtaggaaaaaaaaagcagatttttctCTCTTGGGGTCCCTTAGGTTTCCCTGTCTCAATACAGTTCCAATGCTATAGAAATACAGCCCCAAAACTAACCTTTTGATTCATCATTGGTTGTAACTGGTTTAAATTTAAGTGAGAATAATTTATAAAGTTAATGAACAATGATTATAGAATAACTTAACAAATCCTAATATTGTAAGAGATTATTTGGAGCTTGGATCAAATCCAGagttcatttgttttgccttGTGCCTCTCAGCAGGTTTCTGCCATGGGTGACAGGGGAACAGACAATCACTCGGAAGTGACTGACTTCATCCTTGTAGGCTTCAGGGTCCGCTCCGAGCTCCACATTCTCCTCTTCCTGATCTTTCTGCTTGTGTATGCCATGATCCTCCTAGGGAATGTTGGGATGATGACCATTATTATGACTGATCCCCAGCTGAACAcacccatgtatttcttcctagGCAACCTGTccttcattgatctcttctattcGTCTGTTATTGCACCCAAGGCCATGATCAACTTCTGGTCTGAGAGCAAGTCCATCTCTTTTGCAGGCTGTGTGACCCAATTCTGTCTTTTTGCCCTCTTCATGGTGGCAGAGGGATTTCTCCTGGCagccatggcctatgaccgcttcATTGCCATCTGCAACCCACTCCTCTACTCTGTCCAGATGTCAGCACGTCTCTGCACTCAGTTGGTGGCTGGTTCCTATTTATGCGGCTGCATCAGCTCAGTTGTTCAGACAAGCACGACATTTACTTTGCCATTTTGTGGTTCTCGGGCCATTGACCACTTTTTCTGTGATATTGGCCCACTTCAGAGACTATCTTGTTCTGACCTCTTCATCTatagaatgatttctttttccttatccaGCATCATTACCTTGCCTACAATAATTGTCATTATTGTGTCCTATATGTATATTGTATCCACAGTACTAAAGATACGCTCCTCTGAGGGACGTAAGAAAGCGTTCTCCACTTGTAGCTCTCACCTAGGAGTCGTGAGTGTGCTGTATGGTGCTGTGTTTTTTACATATCTCACTCCGGACAGATTTCCTGAGCTGAGTAAAGTGACCTCCTTATGCTATACCTTAGTCACTCCCATGTTGAATCCTTTGATCTACTCTCTGAGAAACAAAGATGTCAAAGAGGCTCTAAAAAaacttttagagatgaaaaatgcTATGCCTTGATTATTATTTCTCATCCATCAAAGGTATTGTGgctatttctttcatctttcttgtGACCATTAATGAAAATTAATCTCCTGaacatcataaaaatattaacacagcTTTTTCAAGATGATGTGTGTTCcacatattacatttttttgcTCAGGGACATTGTTAATCCAAAATGTCCTTGATATCGGAAATGTCCTGGACATTAGGGCAGCATTTTTCAAGTTGAACCTTCCCACTgatctaaaataacattttatttcctgaattgacttttatatttttatagcttGCTGTTAAAtgtgattttgatattttattatagtgTACGAACAGTACTTGTTAAACAGTTATCAAACATTCAGTTTGACAAGtgaaaaaagtattataaaatactttcaccagcattttttttttttcaacgtttatttatttttgggacagggagagacagagcatgaaccggggaggggcagagagagagggagacacagaatcggaaacaggctccaggctctgagccatcagcccagagccatacgcggggctcgaactcacggaccgcgagatcgtgacctgagctgaagtcggacacttaaccgactgcgccacctaggcgccccctttttttttttttttttttcaccagcaTTTTATATGTCATGTATTGAGAAGTATaataaggagaaacaaaaaataaataatcttcatAATACATATTAACTTGAAATATTGTTTATTGATGTGTTAGAGGCTCTGAGGCCCTCTAGGTGCTGGATCCCAACTAATATGAAGAAACAAGTGGGACAAAGAGAACTGCAAATATTTCTCAGTAGTCACTTCCTCAATTTggatcttcataatttttttgtgttaGTTATTCTatgaaatacttttcaaaaattatagcAGGAAGGTAGTCatcaaatactgtatgatccaaaATCACTCTTTTATgacttagaatatttatttatttgattaattttcttGATTACTTATTTGATATGTTCTCATCTTGTGGTAAGCTCAGGTATAAATAAGGTCATTCTTTTGGGGggatgcatatatgtatttaattttatttttgaaaatgtaaagtgTTTACATAGTTAAAAGTCAAAACtgtatacaaatatattcagagaaaTCTCACTGccatctctttcttctccatgGTGTTGCCACCAGCTTCTTATGAGAAACCATTTTCAGTAAGTTTCTGATTTATCCTTCCTGGATAAATTTTGGcatagttaaataaataagtacacacgtaaataaatggcttttaaaaagttcttcttACCTGGAAAGTAGCATACCATATACAGTCTTTtatactttgcttttattttttgtttttgcttttatttatttattttaaaattttaaagatgtttttatttatttattttttaatggttaatttaatttaatttaatttaattttaatctatgttagttaacatatagtgtattaatgatttcaggagtagaatccagtgattcatcacttacatataacatgcagtgctcatcccaacaagtgttctcttTAATGCCCAtgaaccatttagcccatcccgccacccacctcccctccagcaaccctcagtttgttttctgtatttaagagtcacgtatggtttgcctccctctcttcttttatcttatttgtccttcccttcccctgtgttcatttgttttgtttcttaaattatacatgtgagtgaaattatatgatattcatctttctctgacttatttcacttagcataatacactgtagttccatccaggctgttgcaaatggcaaaatttcatttttttgatcaccaaggaatattccattgtatatatacaccacttcttctttatccatttgtcatttgatggatatttgggctctttccataatttagctattgttggtagtgctgctataaattttggaggtgcatgtgtcccttcaaatcagcgtttttgtatcctttgaataaatacttagCAGTGAAATTATTGGGTCACAGGCGAGCTCTATaattaagtttttgaggaacctccaaactgtttccAGAGTAACTGCACCGGTCtgcattcctactaacagtgcaaaagtgttcccctttctctacatcctcgtcaacatctgttgcttcctgagttactaattttagccatcctgacaggtgtgaggtggtatctcattgtggttttgatttgtatttccctcatgatgagtgatgttgagcatcttttcttgtgtgtgttggccatctggatgttaaAGAAAATCATTCTTTAGGGAGCTTACAATTTAGTGTGAGAGTCACAGCTTACACAGGGAATTATAATCCAGAGATGTGTATGCCAATAATACATACAAGTGGTAAGATTGTGGTTGGTAATAAGTGAAAATCTGCAGCGCTACGTGGGAGATATATTTGAAAGGAATAAGATCGGAGTCAGGGAAACTGCTGAATCAATTCATATTATTGATGAAAGCTTGAAGTATGCCAATGTAAATCTAAAAAGGCTGATTTGAAAAGCTGCACATAAAATACAcagtactggggcacctgcgtggcttaggTGATGAAGcaattgacttttttcttttttttttttaacctttatttatttttgagacagagagagacagagcatgagtgggggagggtcagagagagagggagacacagaatccgaaacaggctccaggctctgcactgtcagcacagagcctgacctggggctcaaactcatggacagtgagatcatgtcctgagcgaagtccgacgcttaaccgactgagccacccaggcgccccatgaagcaactgactcttgatctcagctcaggtcacgatctcttggtttgtgagatcaagccccacgttgttgcgttgggctctgtgctgacggcacggagcctgcttgggattctctctctccctatcttcccctctcaaaataaacacacttaaaaaaatacacagaactgATTAGCTGATTAGTATGAGGAGAGTACACCAAAGGAAGTGTGTCTCACATTTTTGAACTTGTATGATGTGCTTGGTGATGGTAAAAAGTAAAGGAGTTATCAGCAAACGAGGAATAGAGGGGAATTTCctaaacttgaaaaagaacatttaaaaaaaaacacaaaaaactacgGTTAAGattatatttaatgctgacaAACTAGAAGCTTTCCTGCTAAGataggaataaggcaaggatgtctcCCCTGATCACAACTTCCAGGATCCTTTTGCAAGTCTTAGGTAATGCAAAagacaaaaagggaaataaaagtggCTGAATTATGTCTTCCCAAACTCTGATTTTGTAGCCCTAACCTCCATTACTGTAATATGTGCCTCTGTTTGGACACAGGGCTTTTAAACAGGTCATTAAAATACGGCTGTTACGGTGGATTCAAATATAATCTGACTGGTGTCTAtaagagattaggacacacagagagacactaGACGTGCACATGTACTGAGGGATGACCATgtgaagagagagcaagaggcaaacagctgcaagccaaggagagagacctcagaggaaaccaaatctgctggcaccttatTCTTGGACTTGGAGTCTCCataaccatgagaaaataaatttgttatttaagccacccaatctatggcatttttgttttagaagccctagaaaactattccaaaaaggtatacagaatgggaaaaggaaaaaacactttttttccacatgattctatgtagaaaatctgagagaattgacaaaaacaaacaaacaaaccctgaaaCAGAGATTATACAAAGGTTGTGGGATATATGGTTAACATACAAAAGTTAATTGCTTTCCATACACTAGCAATGAGcaagtggaatttaaattaaaaacataatatcaCTTATCTTATCATCCTTaccttgaaataaaatatgtatgtataaatcccacaaaatatgtacaagatctatagagggaaaattataaaactctaatggaagaaattaaagacctaaataaatggagagacattatATGTTTGTGGaaaggaagactcaatattgtcaagatgtcagttttccCCAACTGAATCAACACATTCACTGAaaccccaatcaaaatttcaGCAAATAGTTTTATGGATACTGACAAACCTTAGAAGTTGAATATAAAGtgtatatggagaggcaaaagaccagaataaccaacacaatattgaaggagaagaacagaaTCAGGGACTGATACCACACAACTTCAAGACTGACTAtatagctacaataatcaaaacagtgtggtactggtgaaaggataaaaagatcaatggaatagaatagagagacTAGAAATAGAATGACATCAATAGaaccaactgatctttgacagaggaacaaagataataaatggagggggaaaaaacaggcTATTTAACAAAGGGTACTGGAATACCTAGACATCCACATACAAAAATGTGAACCTAGATATAAATCTAACAGTATTCACAAAAATTACTCAAATGAACTGtcgacctaaatgtaaaacacaaaactgtaaCTTTTCCTAGAAGATAATATGAGAGAAAtgtagatgaccttgggtatggtgatgcCTTTATAGATACGATACCAGAGTCATGGTCTGGTCCCATGATAAGTGGgactccattaaaattaaaaacttctgctctgcaaaagtcattgccaaaaaatgagaagacatgagacaggctgggggaaaatattttcaaaagacatatctgataaaggatatccaaaatatgcaaagaattctTAGTACCGAACtgtaaaaaaaacaatctgattggTCCAATGTCTTGAACTGACAGATCCCAAacaaagatatacagatgttcaaataaacatatgaaaagatgttccacatcatatgtcatagagaatgcaaataaaaacGAGATGCGCTATAATCCTATCAAAATCACCCAAATCCAGAAACCTGACAACATCAAATAGTAGCGAGCatgtggagcaaaaggaactCTTTACATTTTCAGTAGAAATGCAAATAGTATAAGTACTTTGGAAGATAATTTGGTAGTTTCTTGTAGAACGAAATATACTCTCACTGATCTGCAATACAGAAATTGCCCCTTGCTGTTTACCCAGtggagttgaaaatttatgtccgcACAAGAACCTAGAGCAGTTTTATTCACAATTGCTCAAATTTGAAAGCCACCAAGATttccttcagtaagtgaatggataaaccgtGGTACATCCAGAGAATAGAATGttattcaacactaaaaagaaatgagctaccagtgtgaaaagagaaggaggaagtttAATTGCATagtactaagtgaaagaagccagtgtgaAAAGTCTCCCTATTATATGGTTCCAACTCtacgacattctggaaaagacaaaacttatGGTGACAGAAAAAAAGATTGGCAGTTGCCAGGAGTTGTGGGATGAAGAGATAGAGCACAGaacatttttagggcagtgaaaatacccTACATGATACCATAATTATAGATACaggtcattatatatataatgccatgtatatatacatagatgtacatatatgtacagaATATACAATACCAAGAATGTACCCTGAAGTAGACTATGAATTTTGGATgataaaatatgttaatacaGGTTGATCAATTGTAATAAATTATGCCAGCCTGGTGAGGGATGTTAATTAAGGGCTTTTAAGCTCTGGAAGGACATGGAAGAAtcataaatacatattactatgtgaaagaagccaatctcgAAAGggtacatactgcatgattcccaCTAGATAACATTTCAgttgttgtatttttaaactgcagaatacatttttgaaataatttctgtatttttcttgttatttgcttatttatttatttatttatttattgactgttTTATTGGCTTTTGTTTGCTCTGAGACATCATTTGTGTCACTTGTCAGAGGCACAACCTTAGGCTTGTGAGTACTCTTGGATGACAGTGGTTTTATTGAGACTAGTTTCTGCTGTATCCTCCCCTGAACATTTTATTGGGTGTGCCTCTGTAGGTTTCCTAGCTAGCAGGGAAGCTCCATTAATTCTCcttttgttctattgttttgACAGCGTTGTGGGGCAGATATTTCTCTACTGTCCGATCCATTGTTTTTGTCACCTCTGCAAGGATAGCCTTTAAGTCCAGTCTTTGAGGTTTGCCCCCATCCTATGAGGAGGGCCTTCTTCACTGTCTCCTTCCCTGGTTCTCTCTGGTAAACTTCTACTTGGTCTGCATGTAGCTTTTTGTTCTCATGGAGCTACCAGCTTATCACCAAATGTGTATAATGTTTGAGAGTCACTTATGCCTATGCTTGAATTTTCccacttttttccaaataaattcagTTCACTTGAGGAGAGCTTTGGGGCCCTCTGTTATGGACTGCCTTTCTTTCTAGGTAAAACCTGTGTTCACCTGTTCTGGAACTGGGACAGGAGCAGTGGCCCAGCTCTCTCAGAGTGACACCCTGGATTTAGAACAGGTTTCTGGGTGAGTTCAGTAGGCCATAGTTTTCCAAGCTTGTTTTTCTTGACATAGAACCTCTCTCCTTTGAACTGAGGCAACTAAAATTGGGGAACCCATTATTCTTGCTCTATCATGCATGGGGTAGATCTCCTACCCTATGAATGGGCTTTAGATAGAGGAAGACATCTCCAGACATAGTAGCCACTCTTCCCTTGAATAGAGCTTCTGCAGCATGGAGCTGGAGGGAAAAAGGATTGTTTTCAGCCTGCCACTTCCGAGGTGATATGGTAGCTCTTGACTGGGATGTAAGGGAAGAGTCTCTAAGTTCTTTTCTGCACTTGCCTGTGTGCTTCCTATCATGCTGGgctgggagagaagagggagggagtagGTCCTGATTCAAATAATACAAGCAAATGTTCCTATTGGCTTTACTCATAGTATCTAAAAGGTGAAAACACCTCAATTGCCCATGAATTTAAGAGCACATAAGGAAAATTTGGCCATATGTGTACAACGAAAAGCGGAATATGACtgagcaataaaaaaatgaattacttaaacagatgataaaataattaaatttcaaattcattttactcAGTTAAATAAGCCTACCAGAAAAGAGTGCATACTGTATGCAggctatatatataaatatgccacacacacacacacacacacacacacacaaagcaaaaaaaaaaaacaaaacaaaaaaccaaaaacagatcACTGGTGGTGTGGAAATGGAGTTGGACAGAGGCATGGACTAATAGGGAGTATGATAATCTCTTAGAGGTAATGGAAATTTTCTGTATCTTATTGTGGCGATGGTTTTGTTGATGTCTAAAACTGTTAAAATTCACAGAATTGTACATTCTGAGCAAACAGTTCATTTCACACAATTATTCTTcagtaaaatatttgagaaaaaaaatcagcagaactttttttttttagatccacAGACTTCATTTTAGAACAATGACTCAGATCTTTTTTTTGCACTGAAAAACAGGCACCTATCTACTCAAGGCAATAGAAGatatttattgtaataaaaaaatcaatgcagaAAGTAGGATAaaacctattaaaaatataattattattagtgTAGCAGCAGTGGAGGGAGGATTCACCACCATTAACAGTatcatttaaattaagaaaactttATCAGTTATTGATGCTACAGTCagctataattatatatttaatgggAAGTTAGTAGATGCGTTTGAAGAAATTTCTTATGTGCATTATATTTTAGGTAAGGGTATTATTTAGGTACCAacaatgatgtttttaaaaaacccagtAATTCCTAAGTCAAAATATTAGCTATATAGTATTAAAATGGCTTTTTACATGACTTGCACTACAACTTTGATTATTTGATGACCAGCCTTAtaatgtatatatcatatttagAGAATTACATATGTGtaaatttatgtgtatgtatgcattgatgcatatatttttattaatttatattaacatGCTAgttaaaactattattatttttgctgcttATCCCTGCTTTCAGAAATACTCCATACAGCATGTGCACCTTCTTGGAACCTAAAAGTAAAAGGAGAAGAGCAAATTCCAAACAAGAATGAGCACAGAATATACCTGAATATAATTCCTGTAGCAATGCCAGAAAGTACTGGAcatcaggaaaagaagagaaaaagtcaGCGTTGAAAAATTACTGCATGTGTCATCTTACGGTGAGGTCTGTtagcttctccctctgcctgaggATTCTTTTCTGAGTCATTTGGATGATGCTGAACACACTGGGGAGTGAAATAACCAGTGATCATTCTCACAAAAAGTatcctggagagagagagagagagagagaaagagacagagatacacagagagacagagacaaaaagacagacagagagacagagaccatgaTTATGTTTgattatgtatacatatgaatGTGTCTGATGGTGGTTGTGGGGGTACAGCACATGGTGAATATGGAGGAACATTGTTCTCCTAACAGCACGATTGTTAGGGCCTTTTTTCTCAGTTTGATAAAGGATTGCTAATATTCAGTGGATGAAGATTCAAAGAATGAGGAGCCTCTTTCTTTGCAGGCTCGTTCCATTATAGGACCCAGAATGTTGGCAAAATGATTCTGCATTTTACTCGTAGGGGAGGGTTAGTAAAATGTGCCTCTCTCATCCTAAACATCTTTCTGCTTCCTGTCAGGAAAAAGGCAAGACGCCGTCTTAAATCTACATCAAGTTTTTCTACCTAGTGAGTCCCCTATTTTCTTCAGTaacctgtattaaaaaaaaaaatgtgggtggaagaggtgacatttgttAAAGTATAAGGAAAGATGCTTAGAGAAAGACATGGGTagagacatgaacagatataGCATATGATGATAAGATACTATTTTGCGTTTAATTGAGACTCttgttattttggtttgtttttaatcttttctattagttctcagcaaaaagaaaaataaagactgaaataaCAAAGTTGGGTAATGCAAGCTCTGtctatggaaatgaaaacacaggtaCTCTTGCAGACGTGGGATGCTTCTCGGCACAGAGTGAAGTTACTGAGGGACAGAGAATGTTACTGTCTTTCTTCCTATCTCAGACTTAACATAAATAATAGTAAAGGcataaagaaagaacaaatctggCAGCCAATAAATATACAGATTTAACAAATAAGTATGAAATTTATGTCATGTAATCATTCAAGTAACTCTGAGATGTAGATATgtaccccattttacaggaggAAATTACAAAGCAGAGATACTAtgtatctctttctcaaagtTATACTATGAATAACTTTCTCAAAGCTACATTGgcaaaaacagaatttgaaaactaAATTTGACACCTGagcttattttttaactcttaggTTCATGATGAACTATATTGCCCTTatatttccttcctcattttatgAGGTAGCATTTCTCCAGCAGAGATGCTCAAACATAAAAGTCATTGTTCAGTTCTACATCATTCTCATGTTATCAACCAGCAATCAATATTCAGCTTACTTTAGCTGCCATTCTAAAGGTCATCTCTTTCTTCACAGTCCCTAATAAGATTGCTTTTTGTAAAGCCATTGCAACCTCTTACATGGATGACCGCACAGTTTCTATGACTATTGTCTTCTCctcctgaatatttattttccataaagcTACCAGTATGGTTTTTGTGAAATGCCGAGTTGAATACAATACTGTCTTTTTGAAAAATCCCCAGAGCTTACCCCTTGTCTACAGAATAAAGGCTGTCTTCCTAGGCTCGACATATAGGTCTGCATGATTGCCATGAATTTCCTTTTAAGTCTCATCCCTCACTCTTTGTCTTGTGCGTTAAAATGACTTATTAAACTTCATGGAGTTCACCATAtagttatttatttctctttgcacAGAAACCTGCTcaattctacttatttattttgcaaagcaCTTAAGATTTCTCTGACCATCAAGAACATTCACCTCTaaaggctgcattttttttttttttttttttgtatattctataaATGCGTTTTTCACTGAGTTTCTGTG includes these proteins:
- the LOC123591837 gene encoding olfactory receptor 9K2-like — its product is MGDRGTDNHSEVTDFILVGFRVRSELHILLFLIFLLVYAMILLGNVGMMTIIMTDPQLNTPMYFFLGNLSFIDLFYSSVIAPKAMINFWSESKSISFAGCVTQFCLFALFMVAEGFLLAAMAYDRFIAICNPLLYSVQMSARLCTQLVAGSYLCGCISSVVQTSTTFTLPFCGSRAIDHFFCDIGPLQRLSCSDLFIYRMISFSLSSIITLPTIIVIIVSYMYIVSTVLKIRSSEGRKKAFSTCSSHLGVVSVLYGAVFFTYLTPDRFPELSKVTSLCYTLVTPMLNPLIYSLRNKDVKEALKKLLEMKNAMP